One Halobacterium zhouii genomic region harbors:
- a CDS encoding ABC transporter permease, with protein MISPRTRRNLAREFRRSALAKVGVGLFGAILFVAVFAPFLAPHDPTAQHLQRKLLPPIGLSAERVVTSTKMVDGSVQVVKQTKQIEATWAYPLGTNALGQGVLSRVIYGARTSLLVGLLGVAVAAIIGVPVGLAAGFYGGKADDALMRAADVMLAFPSLVLAVSLVGLFGTATVEIPDPWVALGLAPEMPATFTLPGTVVLVVGLVNWVWLARIARGEALTVSESEYVKAARSIGASDLRVVAKHVLPNAVTPILVLATTQVAAIILLESSLSYLGFSGTTLSWGFSIQSGQEYLAGAWWIATFSGVGIVLAVMSVNFIGDWFRDALDPGVEGEGGV; from the coding sequence GTGATCTCACCGCGCACCCGCCGGAACCTCGCGCGCGAGTTCCGACGGAGCGCGCTCGCGAAGGTCGGCGTCGGCCTGTTCGGGGCTATCCTCTTCGTCGCCGTGTTCGCGCCGTTCCTGGCGCCCCACGACCCGACCGCCCAGCACCTCCAGCGGAAACTCCTCCCGCCGATCGGGCTCAGCGCGGAGCGCGTGGTGACCTCGACGAAGATGGTGGACGGGTCCGTCCAGGTGGTCAAACAGACGAAGCAGATCGAGGCCACGTGGGCGTACCCGCTGGGCACGAACGCGCTCGGACAGGGCGTGCTCTCCCGCGTCATCTACGGCGCGCGCACCTCGCTGCTCGTCGGCCTGCTCGGCGTCGCTGTCGCCGCCATCATCGGCGTGCCGGTCGGCCTGGCCGCCGGCTTCTACGGCGGGAAGGCCGACGACGCGCTGATGCGCGCCGCGGACGTGATGCTTGCGTTCCCGTCGCTCGTGCTCGCCGTCTCGCTCGTCGGCCTGTTCGGCACCGCGACCGTCGAGATACCCGACCCGTGGGTGGCACTCGGCCTCGCGCCCGAAATGCCCGCGACGTTCACGCTCCCGGGAACGGTCGTGCTCGTCGTCGGCCTCGTGAACTGGGTGTGGCTCGCGCGCATCGCGCGCGGCGAAGCACTCACGGTCTCGGAGTCCGAGTACGTGAAGGCCGCGCGCAGCATCGGCGCGAGCGACCTGCGTGTGGTCGCGAAACACGTCCTCCCGAACGCAGTCACGCCCATCCTCGTGCTCGCGACGACGCAGGTCGCCGCCATCATCCTCCTCGAGAGTTCGCTGTCCTACCTCGGCTTCTCGGGCACCACGCTCTCCTGGGGCTTCAGCATCCAGAGCGGGCAGGAGTACCTCGCCGGTGCGTGGTGGATCGCCACCTTCTCCGGCGTCGGCATCGTGCTCGCGGTGATGAGCGTGAACTTCATCGGTGACTGGTTCCGCGACGCCCTCGACCCCGGCGTCGAGGGGGAGGGCGGCGTATGA
- a CDS encoding ABC transporter permease, protein MGYARFLAKRTVQGVLVVWTVVTVVFALRYVTPGSPVTFIAPLDAGPQLRHQIAVEYGLNRPIYVQYLDYVWGLLHFDMGQSYAANTAVSAQVLNALPVSVELAVSATVVAMVFSIPLGVVSATNRHEPADYGATVLSLGGISTPNFWLGLMLTLLLAVQLNVFPTGTMAKINGNTVLFVDALRHLLVGETRWMVAWLAHMTLPAVTLGTYFTALVTRLTRSGMLEELGQGYVKALRAKGLPESLVRYRHVLKNTLIPIITVLGLQLGTLIGGAVITERVFDLPGLGNLLINAIKSQHWMILQGCLIVISAGFVVVNTAVDVLYAYVSPEVTVE, encoded by the coding sequence ATGGGATACGCACGCTTCCTGGCGAAACGAACGGTACAGGGCGTGCTCGTCGTGTGGACTGTCGTCACCGTCGTCTTCGCGCTGCGGTACGTCACGCCGGGCAGTCCCGTGACGTTCATCGCGCCCCTGGACGCCGGCCCCCAGTTGCGACACCAGATAGCCGTCGAGTACGGCCTGAACCGCCCCATCTACGTACAGTACCTGGACTACGTCTGGGGGCTGCTCCACTTCGACATGGGCCAGTCCTACGCCGCGAACACCGCCGTCTCGGCGCAGGTGCTCAACGCGCTCCCGGTGAGCGTCGAGCTCGCGGTGTCGGCCACCGTCGTCGCGATGGTGTTCTCGATTCCGCTCGGAGTGGTGAGCGCGACGAACCGCCACGAGCCGGCGGACTACGGCGCGACGGTGCTCTCGCTCGGCGGCATCTCGACGCCGAACTTCTGGCTCGGATTGATGCTGACGCTCCTGCTGGCCGTGCAGTTGAACGTCTTCCCGACCGGGACGATGGCGAAGATAAACGGCAACACCGTGCTGTTCGTGGACGCGCTCCGCCACCTGCTCGTCGGAGAGACCCGGTGGATGGTGGCGTGGCTCGCCCACATGACGCTGCCGGCGGTCACGCTCGGGACGTACTTCACGGCGCTCGTGACGCGGCTCACGCGCTCGGGGATGCTCGAGGAACTCGGGCAGGGGTACGTGAAGGCGCTGCGCGCGAAGGGCCTGCCGGAGTCGCTGGTCCGCTACCGACACGTCCTGAAGAACACGCTCATCCCCATCATCACGGTGCTCGGCCTCCAGCTCGGCACGCTCATCGGGGGCGCGGTCATCACGGAGCGGGTCTTCGACCTGCCGGGGCTGGGCAACCTCCTCATCAACGCCATCAAGTCCCAGCACTGGATGATACTCCAGGGCTGTCTCATCGTCATCAGCGCGGGCTTCGTGGTCGTGAACACCGCCGTCGACGTGCTGTACGCGTACGTCAGTCCGGAGGTGACCGTCGAATGA
- a CDS encoding ABC transporter substrate-binding protein, which yields MADGDTDSGSQSRRAFLTSAGGAAVTTMIAGCSTQQGQTETSEPETSEDGTTDGADTSEPAENQSPPDEFPVSITQGKMPTTLDPHDHRDIPTDIVMRQSYEGLLSRSPEGKIIPMLATEWERKEKGRVRFTIREGPTFHKTGNDLTPDDVAYTINRIVDNDVGFTSPQQGQLAGVTGAEVVDGQRAVDVHSEGFNPLVFAEFAIYCDVVEKSWVEEKGKSYVAQHMNGTGPFVQTDFEKNVRVVFQRNEDYWREPAAVSKLTMNSASKPSVRVNQLVAGETDLVVNVPPQSVSRVENSDASVSAVGSTRVLYNGMKSTVEPFSSAKFRRAMNYAVDLQSIVSNVLQDFGAKTSQPTLNSFFGHDSDLDPFPHDPGKAEQLVEESGHAGASITLHTPAGRYLKDVQIARAVANMIDKLPNVTCEVKQRNFQSLATSLVDSDITTGPDFYLIGWGNATFDASQTINPTLTSDGSLTSYKNEELDQLLADANSTAKKGEREDLLQQANTLCREEAPWIFLNRQYSVYGASSRIQWEPRNDERIDAYAITPAQ from the coding sequence ATGGCAGATGGTGACACGGACAGTGGTAGCCAGTCGCGTCGAGCGTTCCTGACCAGCGCCGGCGGAGCCGCTGTGACGACGATGATCGCGGGTTGCTCCACGCAACAGGGACAGACAGAGACGTCCGAACCGGAGACGAGTGAGGACGGAACCACGGACGGGGCCGACACCAGTGAACCAGCCGAGAACCAATCGCCGCCGGACGAGTTCCCGGTGAGCATCACGCAGGGGAAGATGCCGACCACGCTAGACCCGCACGACCACCGGGACATCCCGACGGACATCGTCATGCGGCAGTCCTACGAGGGCCTGTTGAGCCGTTCGCCGGAAGGGAAGATCATCCCGATGCTCGCGACCGAGTGGGAGCGCAAGGAGAAGGGGCGGGTGCGCTTTACGATCCGAGAGGGCCCGACGTTCCACAAGACTGGCAACGACCTCACACCCGACGACGTTGCGTACACCATCAATCGCATCGTGGACAACGACGTCGGCTTCACGAGCCCCCAGCAGGGGCAACTCGCCGGCGTCACGGGCGCCGAAGTGGTGGACGGCCAGCGCGCCGTGGACGTACACTCGGAGGGGTTCAACCCGCTCGTCTTCGCCGAGTTCGCCATCTACTGCGACGTGGTGGAGAAGTCGTGGGTGGAAGAAAAAGGGAAGTCCTACGTCGCACAGCACATGAACGGCACCGGGCCGTTCGTTCAGACCGACTTCGAGAAGAACGTGCGCGTCGTCTTCCAGCGCAACGAGGACTACTGGCGGGAGCCCGCTGCCGTCTCCAAGCTCACGATGAACAGCGCGTCGAAGCCGAGCGTGCGCGTGAACCAACTCGTCGCCGGCGAGACCGACCTCGTCGTGAACGTCCCGCCACAGTCCGTCTCCCGCGTCGAGAACTCCGACGCGTCGGTCTCCGCGGTCGGCAGCACGCGCGTCCTCTACAACGGGATGAAGTCGACCGTCGAGCCGTTCTCCTCCGCGAAGTTCCGGCGCGCGATGAACTACGCGGTCGACCTCCAGAGCATCGTGTCCAACGTCCTGCAGGACTTCGGCGCGAAAACCAGCCAACCCACGCTGAACTCGTTCTTCGGGCACGACTCCGACCTGGATCCGTTCCCGCACGACCCTGGGAAGGCCGAGCAACTGGTCGAGGAGAGCGGGCACGCCGGCGCGTCCATCACGCTCCACACGCCCGCCGGACGCTACCTGAAGGACGTCCAGATCGCTCGCGCCGTCGCGAACATGATCGATAAGCTCCCGAACGTCACCTGCGAGGTGAAACAGCGGAACTTCCAGTCGCTCGCGACGAGCCTCGTCGACTCGGACATCACGACCGGGCCGGACTTCTACCTCATCGGCTGGGGGAACGCGACGTTCGACGCGAGCCAGACCATCAACCCGACGCTGACCAGCGACGGCTCGCTCACGTCCTACAAGAACGAGGAGCTCGACCAACTCCTCGCGGACGCCAACAGCACCGCGAAGAAGGGCGAGCGGGAGGACCTCCTCCAGCAGGCGAACACGCTGTGCCGCGAGGAGGCGCCGTGGATATTCCTCAACCGCCAGTACAGCGTCTACGGCGCCTCGAGCCGGATTCAGTGGGAGCCCCGGAACGACGAGCGAATCGACGCGTACGCCATCACGCCAGCCCAGTGA
- a CDS encoding DUF2270 domain-containing protein: MAGESEKSGSESPEHAELGEDIVGDVGDMTSILGHAYRGELDRETTWRSRLDQTTTWAVTVMAAILTWAFSSSDNPHYVILVGVAAVAIFLLIESRRYRDYDVYRSRVRLFQENLLANALDPTQGVVHEDWRAELSHDYRKPTLKVSMVEAVGNRLRRVYLALLVVLLAAWVFRITAFVPGESWRSTAAIASLSGLVVVGIVGAFYAVVFVVAFWPRDREAMGEFRKGEAGKWKQEE, from the coding sequence ATGGCTGGGGAGAGCGAGAAGTCTGGCTCCGAGTCGCCCGAGCACGCGGAACTTGGTGAGGACATCGTCGGCGACGTCGGGGACATGACGTCGATTCTGGGGCACGCGTACCGCGGGGAGCTAGACCGGGAGACGACGTGGCGGTCGCGCCTCGACCAGACGACGACGTGGGCGGTGACGGTGATGGCGGCCATTCTGACGTGGGCGTTCTCGAGTTCGGACAACCCCCACTACGTCATCCTCGTCGGCGTGGCAGCGGTCGCGATATTCCTCCTCATCGAGTCCCGCCGGTACCGCGACTACGACGTGTACCGGTCGCGCGTGCGATTGTTTCAGGAGAACCTGCTCGCGAACGCGCTCGACCCAACGCAGGGCGTGGTCCACGAGGACTGGCGTGCGGAGCTCAGCCACGACTATCGGAAACCGACGCTGAAGGTGTCGATGGTGGAGGCCGTGGGGAACCGCCTGCGGCGGGTGTATCTGGCGTTGCTGGTGGTCCTGCTCGCGGCCTGGGTGTTCCGGATTACGGCGTTCGTCCCGGGTGAGTCGTGGCGTTCGACGGCGGCCATCGCGTCCCTCTCCGGGTTGGTCGTGGTGGGCATTGTCGGCGCGTTCTACGCGGTCGTGTTCGTGGTGGCGTTCTGGCCGCGGGACCGGGAGGCGATGGGGGAGTTCCGTAAGGGCGAAGCCGGGAAGTGGAAGCAAGAGGAGTGA
- a CDS encoding cold-shock protein, whose translation MATGKVDFFNDTGGYGFIETEDADEDVFFHMEDVGGPDLEEGQEVEFDIEEADKGPRATNLERL comes from the coding sequence ATGGCGACCGGTAAGGTTGACTTCTTCAACGACACGGGCGGTTACGGATTCATCGAGACTGAGGACGCAGACGAGGACGTGTTCTTCCACATGGAGGACGTCGGCGGTCCTGACCTAGAAGAGGGTCAGGAAGTCGAGTTCGACATCGAGGAAGCGGACAAGGGTCCGCGCGCGACGAACCTCGAGCGGCTGTAA
- a CDS encoding aldo/keto reductase, with amino-acid sequence MENESGTFDIGGELSVNRLGFGAMRITGEDIIGAPQDENEAHRVLQRAVDLGVDFIDTADSYGPGVSERLIGEALDDGDAVVATKAGLLRNESGDWLAHGDPDYIRNQVLCSLDRLDTDTIDLYQFHRPDPDTPFEDSVHAFAELKDDGLVNHVGLSNVSVEQLETARDIVDVATVQNSYNVADREHEDVLEVCEENDIGFIPYFPMGAGDLGEKRDTLEDIADEHDATVRQVALAWLLEHSPVTLPIPGTGSVDHLESNVAASQLELTDDNLARLD; translated from the coding sequence ATGGAGAACGAGAGCGGGACGTTCGACATCGGTGGCGAACTGTCCGTCAATCGACTCGGGTTCGGCGCGATGCGCATCACGGGCGAGGACATCATCGGAGCGCCCCAGGACGAGAACGAGGCCCACCGCGTGCTCCAGCGCGCGGTGGACCTCGGGGTGGACTTCATCGACACGGCTGACTCCTACGGGCCGGGCGTGAGCGAGCGCCTCATCGGGGAGGCGCTCGACGACGGGGACGCCGTCGTCGCGACGAAAGCCGGACTGCTGCGGAACGAGTCTGGGGACTGGCTCGCCCACGGCGACCCGGATTACATCCGAAACCAGGTGCTGTGTTCGCTCGACCGCCTCGACACCGACACCATCGACCTCTACCAGTTCCATCGCCCGGACCCGGACACGCCGTTCGAGGACTCCGTGCACGCGTTCGCGGAGTTGAAAGACGACGGCCTCGTGAACCACGTCGGCCTCAGCAACGTCTCCGTGGAGCAACTCGAGACGGCCCGCGACATCGTGGACGTGGCGACCGTGCAGAACTCGTACAACGTCGCTGACCGCGAACACGAGGACGTCCTCGAGGTCTGTGAGGAGAACGACATCGGGTTCATCCCCTACTTCCCGATGGGCGCGGGCGACCTCGGTGAAAAACGGGACACACTCGAGGACATCGCGGACGAACACGACGCGACCGTTCGGCAGGTCGCACTCGCGTGGCTGCTCGAGCACTCTCCGGTCACGCTCCCGATTCCCGGCACCGGCAGCGTCGACCACCTCGAATCGAACGTCGCCGCCAGCCAACTCGAACTGACGGACGACAACCTCGCGCGTCTCGACTGA
- a CDS encoding helicase HerA domain-containing protein has product MADTAEDGDQRIPVGETADGDPLSFPIVEMLTGRGFVTGKSGSGKSNTTSVVVEELLEAGYPVLIVDTDGEYYGLKEEYELLHAGADEECDIQVGTEHAQKLAHLALEENVPIILDVSGYLDEDEADELLRETARHLFAKEKKLKKPFLLVVEECHEYIPEGGGMGETGNLLIKVGKRGRKHGLGVVGISQRPADVKKDFITQANWLAWHRLTWENDTNVVRRIVGSDYADEVVELDDGEAFIQTDWSDEAVRRVQFKRKRTFDAGATPGLDDFERPDLKSVSGSLTEDIEDITSRKEQERDRIAELESKIENREERIADLESQLETARDVSAAARKMANALAHGDGAPPEAYESTLQTKNEEIDHLESRIEELEARVDGELGTGGPADDDASGADTEGDGSVETDDGTLGVGDAEADGNAEADGAAEADSAAEADSAAEADGNAESDDGTGPGGDAETDDDTEADDGDAFVFDTDDTSDVVVDAVQERLRRRGERAALQSGAAEGGASESNGERDGYPEPETVVDLLQAAPVVSRVNAARRDSKCNDDDAWTLVSDLATTPGSDAHSLADTADVDIEAVHTLLRELRTRDLVVRDGDRQYWFDAQELRTVVERDDPSKPRTELRDQWRT; this is encoded by the coding sequence ATGGCAGACACCGCCGAGGACGGCGACCAGCGGATTCCCGTCGGGGAGACGGCAGACGGCGACCCGCTATCCTTCCCCATCGTGGAGATGCTCACCGGGAGGGGGTTCGTCACGGGGAAGTCTGGGTCCGGGAAGTCGAACACTACGAGCGTCGTCGTGGAGGAGCTCCTGGAAGCCGGCTACCCCGTTCTCATCGTGGACACGGACGGCGAGTACTACGGCCTGAAAGAGGAGTACGAACTCCTGCACGCGGGCGCGGACGAGGAGTGTGACATCCAGGTCGGCACCGAGCACGCCCAGAAACTCGCGCACCTCGCCCTCGAGGAGAACGTTCCCATCATCCTCGACGTGTCGGGCTACCTCGACGAGGACGAGGCCGACGAGTTGCTCCGCGAGACGGCGCGTCACCTCTTCGCGAAGGAGAAGAAACTCAAGAAGCCGTTCCTGCTCGTGGTCGAGGAGTGCCACGAGTACATCCCGGAGGGTGGTGGGATGGGCGAGACGGGGAACCTCCTCATCAAGGTCGGGAAACGCGGACGCAAACACGGCCTCGGCGTCGTCGGCATCAGCCAGCGCCCCGCGGACGTCAAGAAGGACTTCATCACGCAGGCGAACTGGCTGGCCTGGCACCGCCTCACCTGGGAGAACGACACGAACGTCGTCAGGCGAATCGTCGGCAGCGACTACGCCGACGAGGTCGTCGAGTTGGACGACGGCGAGGCGTTCATCCAGACCGACTGGAGCGACGAGGCGGTGCGCCGCGTCCAGTTCAAGCGAAAGCGCACGTTCGACGCGGGCGCCACCCCGGGACTCGACGATTTCGAGCGCCCCGACCTCAAGTCAGTGAGCGGGTCGCTCACCGAGGACATCGAGGACATCACGAGTCGCAAGGAACAGGAGCGCGACCGAATCGCGGAACTCGAATCGAAGATTGAGAACCGCGAGGAGCGAATCGCGGACCTGGAGTCCCAACTCGAGACCGCACGCGACGTCTCCGCGGCAGCGCGGAAGATGGCGAACGCGCTCGCGCACGGCGACGGCGCGCCGCCCGAGGCCTACGAGTCCACGCTCCAGACGAAAAACGAGGAGATCGACCACCTCGAATCCCGCATCGAGGAACTCGAGGCGCGCGTCGACGGCGAACTCGGGACCGGTGGACCGGCGGACGACGACGCGAGCGGTGCCGACACGGAAGGAGACGGCAGCGTGGAAACCGACGACGGTACTTTGGGAGTGGGGGACGCGGAGGCGGACGGGAACGCGGAAGCGGACGGCGCTGCGGAGGCGGACAGCGCCGCGGAGGCGGACAGCGCCGCGGAAGCAGACGGCAACGCAGAATCAGACGACGGTACAGGGCCGGGCGGCGATGCGGAAACGGACGACGACACAGAAGCCGACGACGGCGACGCCTTCGTCTTCGACACCGACGACACGAGCGACGTCGTCGTCGACGCCGTCCAGGAACGCCTGCGGCGGCGTGGCGAGCGCGCGGCCTTGCAGAGCGGGGCCGCGGAAGGAGGAGCGAGCGAATCGAACGGCGAACGCGACGGCTACCCCGAACCGGAGACCGTCGTCGACCTGCTGCAGGCCGCGCCCGTCGTCTCGCGCGTGAACGCTGCGCGCCGCGACTCGAAGTGCAACGACGACGACGCGTGGACCCTCGTCTCCGACCTCGCCACCACCCCCGGCAGCGACGCCCACTCGCTCGCGGACACCGCCGACGTGGACATCGAAGCCGTGCACACCCTCCTCCGGGAACTCCGCACGCGCGACCTCGTCGTCCGCGACGGCGACCGCCAGTACTGGTTCGACGCCCAGGAGTTGCGGACGGTCGTCGAACGCGACGACCCCTCGAAGCCCCGCACGGAACTCAGAGACCAGTGGCGGACCTGA